The Spirosoma radiotolerans genome has a window encoding:
- a CDS encoding NAD(P)/FAD-dependent oxidoreductase has protein sequence MIHQISLNLPPELAFDEPAFREQALDHLSLPNTADIVVRKRRQSIDARNRQVRVKVDADIYAGETPPPLIQYKKPQTDVSQAKQAIIVGAGPAGLFAALRLIELGIKPIVLERGSDVRARRRDLAAINKDHIVNPESNYCFGEGGAGTYSDGKLYTRSTKRGDVRRILEIFVAHGATEQILVDAHPHIGTNKLPNVVTDLRESILKAGGDVRFDTRVTDLILNESPAGPTAIKGVVLATGETVEGIGVILATGHSARDIFYLLQARQVRLEAKPFAMGVRIEHQQRLIDQFQYHRPQRGDYLPAASYSLVAQTRFKGVERGVFSFCMCPGGFIVPAATAPGELVVNGMSPSRRDSPFANSGLVVAIADEDLLPYADEGPLAGLALQQDLERWACKMGDGRQTAPAQRVADFVDGRVSTQLLPTSYQPGLASVDMSEVLPDHIAQPLRQGLRDFGRKMRGYLSNDGQVIGVESRTSSPVRIPRHRETCEHVQVSRLFPCGEGAGYAGGIVSAAMDGERCAEELVKLYK, from the coding sequence ATGATTCACCAGATTTCACTTAACCTCCCGCCCGAACTGGCTTTTGACGAACCTGCCTTTCGGGAACAGGCTTTAGATCATCTTTCGCTACCCAACACCGCCGATATTGTGGTGCGAAAGCGTCGGCAGTCGATTGATGCGCGCAACCGGCAAGTACGCGTAAAAGTGGATGCCGATATCTACGCGGGCGAAACCCCGCCCCCGCTCATCCAGTATAAAAAACCGCAAACGGATGTCAGTCAGGCAAAGCAGGCTATCATTGTGGGCGCTGGTCCGGCAGGGCTTTTTGCGGCCCTTCGGCTCATTGAATTGGGGATAAAACCCATCGTGCTGGAGCGAGGCAGCGATGTGCGTGCTCGCCGACGCGATCTGGCCGCCATTAACAAAGACCATATCGTCAATCCGGAATCCAATTATTGCTTCGGTGAAGGCGGGGCCGGAACGTACTCCGACGGGAAGCTCTACACCCGTTCGACGAAACGGGGCGATGTACGGCGCATTCTGGAAATTTTTGTAGCTCACGGGGCAACCGAGCAGATTCTGGTCGATGCACACCCGCACATCGGTACCAACAAATTACCAAATGTTGTTACCGACCTCCGCGAAAGTATTCTGAAGGCGGGGGGCGACGTTCGGTTCGATACCAGAGTTACCGACCTGATCCTGAACGAATCGCCGGCTGGGCCTACTGCCATAAAGGGCGTTGTCCTGGCTACGGGCGAAACGGTAGAGGGAATCGGCGTCATTCTGGCAACGGGACATTCGGCACGAGACATTTTTTACCTGCTTCAGGCTCGTCAGGTTCGTCTCGAAGCCAAGCCGTTTGCGATGGGCGTTCGCATTGAGCATCAGCAACGTTTGATCGATCAATTCCAATACCACAGACCACAGCGGGGCGATTATTTACCGGCGGCTTCCTATAGTTTGGTTGCGCAAACCCGATTTAAGGGGGTAGAACGGGGCGTTTTTTCGTTTTGTATGTGTCCGGGTGGTTTTATTGTGCCAGCCGCAACAGCACCGGGCGAGCTGGTCGTTAATGGGATGTCGCCATCACGTCGGGATTCGCCATTTGCGAACTCGGGCCTGGTGGTTGCCATTGCCGATGAAGACCTTCTTCCTTATGCTGACGAAGGACCGCTGGCGGGATTGGCGTTGCAGCAGGATCTGGAACGATGGGCCTGCAAAATGGGCGATGGTCGACAGACGGCTCCTGCCCAACGCGTAGCTGATTTTGTGGACGGTCGGGTTTCCACCCAATTACTCCCAACGTCCTATCAGCCAGGGCTGGCATCCGTCGATATGAGCGAGGTATTGCCCGATCATATTGCACAGCCACTTCGGCAGGGGTTGCGTGATTTTGGTCGAAAAATGCGGGGTTATCTCAGTAATGATGGCCAGGTAATAGGTGTTGAAAGCCGGACGTCGTCGCCGGTGCGGATTCCGCGTCACCGCGAAACCTGCGAGCATGTGCAGGTAAGTCGCCTGTTTCCCTGTGGCGAAGGGGCCGGTTATGCAGGCGGTATTGTATCAGCAGCGATGGATGGTGAACGATGCGCCGAAGAATTAGTTAAGTTGTATAAATAG
- a CDS encoding NUDIX hydrolase, whose protein sequence is MIDTSFHTFADHLRQRLQRPLPGEVAHKKMASTARFRLGIKPNERTRRSAVLICFYPYQNSIYLPLILRPQYDGVHAGQMAFPGGRMERIDENLTRTALREAQEEVGIRVSDVKVLGLLTELYIPPSNFYVQPVVGVLPYRPDFYPDPREVEAVVEVSLDTLLDETIVGDSQIEVRGIMVDAPFYQIQGYRVWGATAMMISELLMVLDS, encoded by the coding sequence ATGATCGACACTTCATTCCATACTTTCGCCGACCATCTCCGCCAACGGCTACAAAGGCCATTGCCAGGCGAGGTTGCTCATAAAAAGATGGCGTCGACAGCGCGGTTTCGGCTTGGTATCAAGCCGAATGAGCGAACGCGCCGGAGTGCCGTGTTGATTTGTTTTTATCCCTACCAGAATTCCATTTATCTTCCCTTAATTCTGAGGCCTCAATACGATGGCGTTCATGCTGGTCAGATGGCGTTTCCGGGTGGCCGAATGGAGCGGATCGACGAAAACTTAACTCGTACGGCACTGCGCGAAGCCCAGGAAGAAGTTGGTATTCGCGTGTCGGACGTGAAAGTGCTCGGCCTGTTGACGGAGCTTTATATTCCACCCAGCAATTTTTACGTACAACCAGTTGTCGGCGTACTTCCCTACCGGCCTGATTTTTACCCCGACCCACGCGAAGTAGAAGCGGTTGTGGAGGTAAGTCTGGATACGCTTCTGGACGAGACAATTGTTGGCGACAGTCAAATCGAAGTTCGGGGTATTATGGTCGACGCGCCCTTTTACCAGATCCAGGGTTACCGGGTTTGGGGGGCTACAGCCATGATGATCAGCGAACTACTGATGGTCCTGGATTCCTGA
- a CDS encoding efflux RND transporter periplasmic adaptor subunit gives MKRWIAIGLVVLVLGGIIVYNKILHPAPGASGPGGGGSGGKGAADGKGGPGGGKGGPGGGGPASVNGFVVISQQLREDVVSSGSLLASEQVDIYPEISARIIQLNIQEGQPVKKGDLLVKLFDTDLRAQLQKLQAQADNARRTEERNKQLLERGGISQQEYDIVTTNLRSSLADIELVKANLQRTEIRAPFSGVIGLRNVSSGAVVSPNTLIARLQQISSLKLDFSIPEKYGPSVHTGSKISFVVDGSNQQSQGVVYAIEPGVDEQTRNLRIRARVNNATAGNGQPLFRPGTFARVTLTIQNEQSLVVPTQAVIPQTRTNQVIVVKNGKATFKDVKTGLRTAGTIQILSGLQKGDTVATTGLLFLKQDAPVKIGKVITIPGTGPKVASN, from the coding sequence GTGAAAAGATGGATTGCTATCGGCCTCGTCGTTCTGGTACTCGGCGGGATAATTGTGTATAATAAGATTTTACATCCAGCTCCTGGTGCGTCAGGTCCTGGTGGTGGAGGTAGTGGCGGTAAGGGTGCAGCAGACGGTAAAGGTGGCCCTGGTGGCGGTAAAGGTGGCCCCGGTGGTGGTGGGCCAGCCAGCGTAAATGGGTTTGTAGTTATTTCGCAGCAACTTCGGGAAGATGTGGTTTCCAGCGGATCCCTGCTGGCATCTGAACAGGTCGATATCTATCCCGAAATTTCGGCTCGTATTATACAACTTAATATCCAGGAAGGTCAGCCGGTCAAAAAAGGAGACTTGCTGGTAAAGCTTTTCGATACGGACCTACGGGCACAGCTTCAGAAGCTTCAGGCGCAGGCCGACAACGCCCGTCGGACTGAAGAACGGAACAAACAACTGCTGGAGCGGGGTGGTATCAGTCAGCAGGAATATGACATTGTTACCACGAATCTTCGCTCATCATTGGCCGATATTGAGCTGGTCAAAGCGAATCTGCAACGAACGGAAATCCGGGCTCCTTTTTCGGGCGTAATTGGTCTTCGTAACGTAAGCTCGGGCGCTGTCGTTTCTCCGAATACACTTATTGCGCGTCTTCAGCAGATTTCATCGCTTAAACTCGACTTCTCTATTCCTGAAAAATACGGCCCGTCTGTACATACAGGCAGTAAGATTTCGTTTGTGGTAGATGGGAGTAATCAACAAAGCCAGGGAGTTGTTTACGCAATCGAACCGGGTGTCGATGAGCAGACACGTAACTTACGCATTCGGGCGCGGGTCAACAACGCCACAGCAGGTAACGGCCAGCCTTTATTCCGGCCTGGTACATTTGCCCGCGTTACACTAACCATTCAGAATGAGCAGAGTTTAGTGGTGCCTACACAAGCTGTTATTCCACAAACCCGAACCAATCAGGTCATTGTGGTTAAAAATGGCAAAGCGACGTTCAAAGACGTAAAAACGGGTCTCCGGACTGCAGGCACGATACAGATTCTGTCAGGTCTGCAAAAAGGTGATACCGTTGCTACAACGGGCTTGCTGTTCCTTAAGCAGGACGCCCCCGTCAAGATTGGCAAGGTTATAACCATACCAGGCACTGGTCCTAAAGTAGCAAGTAACTGA
- a CDS encoding efflux RND transporter permease subunit: MSLPELSLNRPVFAMVMSIIIVLFGVIGFTFLGVREYPAIDPPVISVRTNYTGANPDIIESQITEPIEKSLNSIEGIRTISSNSALGASTITIEFNLDANLEQAANDVRDKVAQAQRQLPQDIDAPPVVTKADANSEPIIFMTVQSTTRNPTQLSDYAENVLQERVQTIPGVSQANIYGLKRQAMRMWIDPIKLSAYRLTSQDIQAALNAQNVELPSGKVYGNNTELTVKAVGRLTTEDDFNNLILRQTSNQIVRFKDVGYATLGAENEETISKQNGAVGVILVLIPQPGANYVSIADEFYKRFDQLKKDLPDDIIVSIGIDRSIFIRRAIEEVGETLLISFVLVVLVIYFFFRDWLIAFRPLIDIPVSLIGAFFIMYVADFSINVLTLLGIVLATGLVVDDGIVVTENIFKKIEQGMDTKEAAREGSNEIFFAVLATSITLAIVFLPIIFLEGFVGRLFREFGIVVAGAVLISAFVSLTLTPVLSVKLTSKNHGRSWFYRKTEPFFEWLDDSYRSSLDTFMRKRGWAFVMIGACLLLIFGLGALLKSELAPLEDRSRTRVAITSPEGTSYEAQAATTDRVMQLVMDSIPETKLAFSVVAPGFSGAGAVNSSFVMINMTDPGDRKRSQQDIVDYLNKNLKKFSEARMFATQDQTIQVGRGGGLPVQFVIQNLNFEKLREKLPTFLDEVQKDPTFQNSDVDLKFNKPELNISIDREKATNLGISVQDVAQTLQLALSNRRLAYFLMNGKQYQVIGQVDRADRDAPVDLASFYVRSSQGQLIQLDNLVKFQEVSSPPQVYHYNRFKSATVSAGLAPGKTVGDGVEAMRAIAARTLDESFQTALSGPSRDYAESSSNTLFAFGLALILVYLVLAAQFDSFIDPLIIMITVPLALAGAVFSLWMFNQTLNIFSQIGIIMLVGLVTKNGILIVEFANEQRLTGKNKFEAAAESAALRLRPILMTTLVAAFGALPLALALGSASKSRIPLGIVIVGGLMFSLVLTLYVVPVIYTYMTRRKDVQPETIKTDDKAKPEELELHA, from the coding sequence ATGAGTCTACCCGAGCTTAGTTTAAACCGACCCGTATTCGCCATGGTGATGTCTATCATCATTGTGCTTTTCGGTGTCATTGGTTTTACCTTTCTGGGCGTTCGCGAATACCCAGCTATTGACCCGCCGGTAATTTCGGTGCGGACTAACTATACGGGTGCCAACCCTGATATCATTGAATCGCAGATCACCGAGCCTATCGAGAAGTCGCTGAATAGCATCGAAGGCATTCGGACGATCTCTTCAAATAGCGCCCTTGGTGCCAGCACCATCACGATTGAGTTTAACCTGGATGCCAACCTGGAACAGGCGGCCAACGATGTGCGGGACAAAGTGGCGCAGGCCCAACGCCAACTTCCGCAGGATATCGATGCGCCACCGGTGGTAACAAAGGCCGATGCGAACTCGGAACCGATCATTTTCATGACCGTTCAGAGTACTACGCGCAACCCGACACAGTTGTCCGACTATGCCGAAAACGTGCTTCAGGAGCGGGTACAAACCATTCCCGGTGTCAGTCAGGCAAACATCTATGGGCTGAAACGGCAGGCGATGCGGATGTGGATCGACCCCATCAAATTGTCAGCGTATCGGCTCACATCGCAGGATATCCAGGCGGCTCTAAATGCGCAAAACGTTGAGTTACCAAGTGGTAAAGTGTATGGTAACAACACGGAACTGACTGTTAAAGCGGTTGGCCGACTGACGACGGAGGACGACTTCAATAACCTGATTCTACGTCAGACGAGCAATCAGATTGTGCGGTTTAAAGACGTGGGCTACGCCACGCTGGGTGCTGAGAACGAAGAAACCATCTCGAAGCAAAACGGCGCCGTGGGTGTTATTCTGGTGTTGATTCCGCAACCCGGTGCCAACTATGTCAGTATCGCCGATGAGTTTTATAAACGCTTCGATCAGCTCAAAAAAGACCTGCCCGACGACATTATCGTTAGCATCGGTATCGACCGCAGTATCTTCATCCGGCGGGCTATCGAAGAGGTGGGCGAAACCCTGCTGATCTCGTTCGTGCTGGTCGTACTGGTCATCTATTTCTTCTTCCGCGACTGGCTCATTGCGTTCCGGCCATTGATTGATATTCCGGTATCGCTCATCGGTGCGTTTTTCATCATGTATGTAGCCGACTTCAGTATCAACGTCTTAACGTTGCTGGGAATCGTTTTGGCGACCGGCCTTGTTGTGGATGATGGTATTGTTGTTACGGAGAATATCTTCAAGAAGATTGAGCAGGGAATGGATACCAAGGAGGCCGCCCGGGAAGGTTCCAATGAGATCTTCTTTGCCGTACTGGCTACCTCCATCACACTGGCCATTGTGTTCCTGCCGATTATTTTCCTGGAAGGTTTCGTAGGGCGGTTGTTCCGCGAATTTGGTATTGTGGTGGCCGGAGCCGTTTTGATCTCAGCCTTTGTATCGCTTACCCTAACGCCTGTATTGAGCGTTAAACTGACCAGCAAAAATCACGGCCGTTCCTGGTTTTACCGAAAAACCGAACCCTTCTTCGAGTGGTTGGATGATTCTTACCGTTCCTCGCTCGATACCTTTATGCGGAAGCGGGGCTGGGCATTTGTCATGATTGGTGCTTGTTTGCTGTTGATTTTCGGACTGGGGGCCTTACTCAAATCCGAATTGGCTCCCCTCGAAGACCGTAGCCGTACCCGCGTTGCGATTACATCGCCGGAAGGGACCAGCTATGAAGCACAGGCCGCCACCACCGACCGAGTTATGCAGTTGGTAATGGATTCCATTCCTGAAACAAAACTAGCTTTTAGTGTCGTAGCGCCTGGTTTTTCGGGAGCGGGGGCTGTTAACTCGTCATTCGTGATGATTAACATGACCGATCCCGGCGACCGAAAACGATCACAGCAGGATATTGTGGACTACCTCAACAAAAACCTGAAGAAATTTAGTGAAGCGCGGATGTTTGCCACCCAGGATCAAACGATTCAGGTTGGCCGGGGCGGAGGCTTGCCGGTTCAGTTCGTGATCCAGAACCTTAATTTTGAAAAGTTACGCGAAAAGCTGCCAACGTTCCTCGACGAAGTACAGAAAGATCCGACGTTCCAGAACTCCGACGTTGATTTAAAATTCAACAAGCCTGAACTAAACATCAGCATTGACCGCGAAAAAGCGACGAATCTGGGAATTTCGGTACAGGATGTGGCTCAAACGTTGCAATTAGCCCTCAGTAACCGGCGATTAGCTTACTTCCTGATGAACGGTAAACAATACCAGGTTATTGGGCAAGTGGACCGGGCTGACCGGGATGCGCCTGTTGACCTGGCCTCGTTCTACGTCCGCTCCAGCCAGGGACAGCTGATTCAGTTGGATAACCTGGTAAAATTCCAGGAAGTCAGTAGCCCTCCCCAGGTGTACCATTACAACCGCTTTAAATCGGCTACCGTATCGGCCGGTCTGGCACCTGGCAAAACCGTTGGCGATGGCGTAGAAGCCATGCGGGCCATTGCCGCCCGAACGCTCGACGAGAGTTTTCAAACCGCCCTGTCCGGCCCTTCTCGCGACTACGCCGAAAGTTCATCCAACACGCTGTTTGCGTTTGGTCTGGCGCTGATTCTGGTTTATCTCGTGTTGGCAGCGCAGTTCGATTCGTTTATTGATCCGCTCATCATCATGATCACTGTACCGCTGGCTTTGGCTGGTGCGGTATTCTCGCTCTGGATGTTCAACCAGACGCTGAATATTTTTAGTCAGATCGGTATCATCATGCTGGTTGGTCTGGTCACGAAAAATGGAATCCTGATCGTGGAGTTCGCTAACGAACAACGCCTGACCGGCAAAAACAAGTTTGAAGCCGCAGCCGAATCGGCGGCCCTTCGCCTGCGCCCGATTCTGATGACAACGCTTGTAGCCGCCTTTGGTGCGTTGCCGCTGGCTCTTGCCTTAGGATCGGCTTCTAAAAGCCGTATTCCACTCGGTATTGTTATCGTGGGTGGCTTAATGTTCTCACTCGTGCTTACCCTCTACGTGGTTCCAGTGATTTATACGTACATGACACGCCGGAAAGACGTTCAGCCAGAGACAATTAAAACGGATGACAAAGCAAAACCAGAGGAACTGGAATTGCACGCTTAA
- a CDS encoding RNA polymerase sigma factor produces the protein MFFRKSSPFAENDLVSVIRACRASDPRAQRTLFKQFFGYAKSICLRYTSSVEEAEDVLNEGFLKAFQHLDSYDETLPFKAWLRTILVNTAISHYRKNHRFEQHASLESGEQVAFDDDVVDQIAAEEILALVQQLTPTYRTVFMMHVVDGYSLHEIAGILSHNEATVRSNFARARQKLQVLIKQAHYSKTPSIPYHEN, from the coding sequence TTGTTTTTTCGAAAATCATCTCCGTTCGCCGAAAATGACCTGGTTAGCGTCATTAGGGCCTGCCGTGCCAGCGACCCGCGTGCACAGCGAACGCTCTTCAAGCAATTTTTTGGATATGCCAAGAGTATCTGTCTGCGCTACACATCGAGCGTTGAAGAAGCAGAAGATGTATTGAACGAAGGATTCCTGAAAGCATTTCAACACTTGGACAGTTATGACGAGACGTTACCTTTTAAAGCTTGGTTACGAACAATTTTAGTCAACACCGCCATCAGTCACTACCGCAAGAACCATCGTTTTGAACAACATGCTTCGCTGGAATCAGGTGAGCAGGTTGCTTTCGATGATGACGTAGTGGATCAGATTGCGGCCGAGGAAATACTCGCCCTGGTCCAGCAATTGACGCCAACCTACCGTACTGTGTTTATGATGCACGTTGTCGACGGATACAGTCTCCACGAGATTGCGGGTATCCTGAGCCATAACGAAGCAACTGTTCGTTCTAACTTTGCCCGTGCCCGGCAAAAATTACAAGTGCTCATCAAACAAGCTCATTACAGTAAAACACCCTCTATTCCGTATCATGAAAACTGA
- a CDS encoding PQQ-dependent sugar dehydrogenase, which produces MKTSTLFVTATTLLVSAWSCSQKKNTDQTGETVATVDTIISLPAPYATKSSQKFSNIIEWPAGKTPQAPAGFTVTEYARDLQSPRWIYVAPDGDIFVAEANTERKGIKNAVVNAVTGKSKSERTEASANRITLLRDTNKDGKPDLRESFLTGLNQPFGMLVLGNKFYAANTDGLMQYDYKPGQTKIGTAGKKILSLPAGGYNNHWTRNLLAGPDGKKIFVSVGSGSNVGEHGPENEIRRANILEINPDGTGERIYASGLRNPVGMGWEPTTKTLYAAVNERDELGDDLVPDYLTSVKEGAFYGWPYSYYGQNEDPRRKGERPDLVKKAVVPDVPLGAHTASLGLAFYDKTAFPEKYRNGAFVGQHGSWNRSQFSGYKVVFVPFQGGKPGKPEDFLTGFLTGKDKDAYGRPVGIAVLPDGSMLVADDAGGRIWRITASKS; this is translated from the coding sequence ATGAAAACATCAACACTTTTCGTTACGGCCACCACACTGTTAGTCAGCGCCTGGTCGTGCAGTCAGAAAAAGAACACGGATCAAACAGGCGAGACAGTTGCTACGGTTGATACCATAATCAGCCTGCCTGCGCCATACGCCACAAAATCAAGCCAGAAATTTAGTAACATTATTGAATGGCCTGCCGGCAAAACACCTCAGGCACCAGCAGGGTTTACGGTGACTGAATACGCCCGCGATCTGCAAAGCCCACGCTGGATATACGTTGCTCCCGACGGCGATATTTTCGTTGCCGAAGCCAATACCGAACGAAAAGGTATCAAAAACGCCGTTGTCAACGCGGTTACGGGGAAAAGCAAATCAGAACGTACGGAAGCCAGCGCCAACCGTATTACGCTTTTGCGTGACACTAATAAGGACGGAAAGCCTGACCTTCGGGAATCATTCCTAACAGGTTTGAATCAGCCTTTTGGTATGCTGGTGCTGGGTAATAAATTCTATGCAGCCAATACCGACGGATTGATGCAGTATGACTATAAACCCGGTCAGACGAAGATCGGTACGGCTGGAAAAAAGATTCTGAGCTTACCGGCTGGCGGCTATAACAATCACTGGACACGAAATTTATTGGCCGGACCCGATGGTAAGAAAATATTCGTTTCTGTTGGATCAGGTAGTAACGTGGGCGAACACGGCCCTGAAAATGAAATCCGCCGGGCCAATATTCTGGAAATCAACCCCGACGGAACCGGCGAGCGTATCTACGCCAGCGGCTTACGAAATCCAGTTGGGATGGGTTGGGAGCCAACGACCAAGACGCTTTATGCGGCTGTGAACGAGCGCGACGAACTTGGCGATGACCTGGTGCCCGACTACCTCACCAGTGTGAAAGAAGGTGCTTTTTACGGATGGCCCTACTCATACTACGGCCAGAACGAAGATCCGCGCCGGAAAGGTGAACGGCCTGATCTGGTGAAGAAAGCAGTTGTACCGGATGTTCCTCTTGGAGCGCATACAGCGTCGTTGGGATTAGCCTTTTATGATAAAACGGCCTTCCCTGAAAAGTATCGCAACGGCGCCTTTGTAGGGCAGCATGGTTCCTGGAATCGATCACAATTTTCGGGCTATAAAGTCGTTTTCGTTCCTTTTCAGGGCGGAAAGCCTGGCAAGCCCGAAGATTTTCTGACGGGTTTTCTCACCGGGAAGGATAAAGATGCTTATGGTCGGCCAGTAGGGATCGCTGTCCTTCCTGATGGATCAATGCTTGTTGCTGATGACGCGGGTGGCCGAATATGGAGGATAACGGCTAGTAAGTCATAA
- a CDS encoding GNAT family N-acetyltransferase, with product MLTIQSITAEQTYPLRHSVLWPDKPLEYVKVDDDAAGYHFGAFQHEELIAVISLFVNGQESRFRKFATHPDFQRKGVGTLLLNHVIAEARRLGATLLWCDARLDAADFYRRFGMNAVSEVFYKGPIPYAKFSLTL from the coding sequence ATGCTTACTATTCAATCCATTACAGCCGAACAGACGTACCCGCTGCGTCATTCGGTGCTTTGGCCTGACAAACCGCTCGAGTATGTAAAAGTCGACGATGATGCGGCCGGCTATCATTTTGGTGCGTTTCAGCATGAGGAGTTAATTGCGGTGATTTCCCTATTTGTTAATGGACAGGAAAGTCGCTTTCGGAAGTTTGCGACCCATCCTGATTTCCAGCGGAAAGGTGTTGGCACGTTATTGCTGAACCATGTGATTGCCGAAGCCCGACGTTTGGGTGCCACTCTGCTCTGGTGCGATGCGCGTCTGGATGCGGCCGATTTTTACCGGCGGTTCGGGATGAATGCCGTTAGCGAGGTATTTTATAAAGGCCCGATTCCATATGCAAAATTTTCGCTTACCTTGTGA
- a CDS encoding threonine ammonia-lyase: MITFDTIQGAHDRIRPYIHRTAVLTNQTINDRAGAELFFKCENFQKIGAFKARGGLNAVLQVAQNNEGSAITTHSSGNHAQAVAFAARQVGMPAYIVMPRTAPQVKKDAVRGYGAEVIECEPTLDAREAGVREVMARTGAVLVHPFDDDRVIAGQATAAKELIEDAAQDRPFDVILAPVGGGGLLSGTALSTHYLSPTTRVVAGEPEGAADAILSFQTGRVEKAPYINTIADGLMTSLSERTLAIIRTHVSDILTVSDPEIIAAMRLIWERMKIIIEPSCAVPLAAVLKRKEQFARQKIGIILTGGNVDLGKLPF; encoded by the coding sequence ATGATTACGTTCGATACCATACAAGGCGCCCACGATCGGATCAGACCCTATATTCATCGTACAGCCGTGCTGACAAATCAAACAATCAACGACCGGGCAGGCGCCGAGTTGTTTTTTAAATGCGAAAACTTTCAAAAGATTGGGGCTTTTAAGGCACGAGGGGGACTGAACGCTGTGTTGCAGGTTGCCCAGAACAACGAAGGTTCAGCTATTACAACCCACTCATCCGGCAACCACGCTCAGGCGGTGGCTTTTGCGGCCCGGCAGGTGGGTATGCCTGCTTACATTGTGATGCCCCGCACGGCTCCGCAGGTGAAAAAAGACGCTGTTCGGGGGTACGGTGCCGAGGTCATCGAGTGCGAGCCCACGCTCGACGCTCGCGAGGCTGGTGTCCGCGAAGTGATGGCCCGTACAGGTGCCGTGTTGGTTCATCCATTTGATGATGACCGGGTGATCGCTGGTCAGGCCACAGCCGCGAAAGAATTAATTGAAGATGCTGCACAAGATCGTCCGTTTGATGTTATTCTGGCACCGGTTGGTGGGGGAGGGCTCCTGAGTGGTACCGCTCTATCGACACATTACTTATCACCAACAACCCGCGTTGTTGCCGGAGAGCCTGAAGGCGCTGCCGATGCTATTCTGTCGTTTCAGACGGGGCGCGTGGAGAAAGCGCCTTACATCAACACCATTGCTGATGGATTAATGACAAGCCTCAGCGAACGGACGTTAGCCATTATTCGTACGCACGTCAGTGATATTCTGACCGTCTCTGATCCAGAAATTATTGCAGCCATGCGGTTGATCTGGGAGCGGATGAAAATCATCATTGAGCCATCCTGCGCGGTGCCGCTGGCGGCTGTACTTAAGCGCAAAGAGCAATTTGCCAGGCAGAAAATCGGCATCATACTCACCGGTGGAAACGTTGATTTAGGAAAGCTGCCGTTTTAA
- a CDS encoding sugar phosphate isomerase/epimerase family protein has product MTTDRRSFLKQAAGSLAGMALMPTVFAEAPMKKMFFDISLAEWSLHKALFSKKITNLDFPGIARKEFDISIVEYVNQFFKDKAQDKTYLNDLLARCKDNGITNNLIMIDGEGNLGATDAAERAKAVENHHKWVECAKYLGCKTIRVNAAGQGTAEEVAKSAVDGLSKLGEFAKTMNINVIVENHGSYSSNGQWLSGVMKQVGMKNVGTLPDFGNFCIKRGDNHTCAEEYDRYKGTAELMPFAKGASAKFYDFDANGNCVETDYNRTMKIVKDSGFKGIIGIEYEGNQLEEYDGIRKSKALLERVGPTV; this is encoded by the coding sequence ATGACCACCGATCGTCGTTCGTTTTTGAAACAAGCTGCTGGCTCTCTGGCTGGCATGGCTCTCATGCCGACTGTTTTTGCCGAAGCGCCCATGAAAAAGATGTTCTTCGATATTTCGCTGGCTGAGTGGTCGCTGCACAAAGCCCTGTTTAGCAAGAAAATCACAAATTTAGATTTCCCCGGCATTGCCCGTAAAGAGTTCGATATCAGCATTGTTGAGTACGTAAATCAATTCTTTAAAGACAAAGCGCAGGATAAAACCTACCTCAACGACCTGCTGGCCCGCTGTAAAGATAATGGCATTACGAACAACCTCATCATGATAGATGGGGAAGGAAACCTGGGGGCAACGGATGCCGCCGAACGGGCAAAAGCCGTTGAAAATCACCACAAATGGGTCGAATGCGCGAAGTACCTCGGTTGTAAAACCATTCGGGTCAATGCCGCTGGACAAGGTACGGCCGAAGAGGTGGCTAAATCGGCCGTTGATGGCTTGAGCAAACTTGGCGAGTTTGCCAAGACGATGAACATCAACGTCATCGTTGAAAACCACGGTAGTTACTCCTCCAATGGGCAATGGCTTTCGGGCGTGATGAAGCAGGTGGGCATGAAGAACGTGGGTACGCTCCCCGACTTTGGAAACTTCTGTATCAAACGTGGTGATAACCACACCTGCGCCGAAGAGTATGACCGCTACAAGGGAACCGCTGAACTGATGCCTTTTGCGAAAGGAGCATCGGCTAAATTCTACGACTTCGACGCGAATGGTAACTGTGTTGAAACCGACTACAACCGCACTATGAAAATTGTGAAGGATAGCGGGTTCAAAGGCATTATTGGTATCGAATACGAAGGTAACCAGCTCGAAGAGTACGACGGTATCCGTAAATCCAAAGCGCTACTGGAGCGGGTCGGCCCAACCGTTTAA